In a genomic window of Narcine bancroftii isolate sNarBan1 chromosome 7, sNarBan1.hap1, whole genome shotgun sequence:
- the LOC138739084 gene encoding BTB/POZ domain-containing protein KCTD12-like: protein MALPDSPRDLPAGVSAFPAVVELNVGGQVYVTRHRTLVAVPDSLLWDMFSRRNPEELPKDSKGRFFLDRDGFLFRYILDYMRDLKLVLPDHFPEGCRLQREAEYFQLRELVAQLSLKDGKSSERWKGEQGEEGAEKPSPATSSLPLAPSSSPSADSTQARKSGYITVGYRGSYTIGRDCQADAKFRRVARITVCGKTSLAKEVFGETLNESRDPDRPPERYTSRYYLKFNFLEQAFDLLAEAGFHMLACSSTGTCAYASDQGEDKIWTSYTEYVFCRE from the coding sequence ATGGCTCTGCCGGACAGTCCCCGCGATCTCCCCGCCGGGGTGTCGGCTTTCCCGGCCGTGGTGGAGCTGAACGTCGGCGGGCAGGTGTATGTGACCCGCCACCGCACTCTGGTAGCGGTGCCCGACTCCTTGCTCTGGGACATGTTCAGCCGCAGAAACCCCGAAGAGTTGCCGAAGGACAGCAAGGGGCGCTTCTTCTTGGACCGGGACGGCTTCCTATTCCGTTACATCCTGGACTACATGAGGGACCTCAAGTTGGTGCTGCCCGATCACTTCCCCGAGGGGTGCAGGCTGCAGCGGGAAGCCGAGTACTTCCAACTGCGGGAGCTGGTCGCTCAGTTGAGTCTGAAAGACGGCAAAAGCAGCGAGCGCTGGAAGGGAGAGCAGGGGGAAGAAGGCGCGGAGAAGCCCAGCCCGGCCACATCGTCCCTTCCACTGGCCCCCAGCTCGTCGCCGTCCGCAGACAGCACCCAAGCCAGAAAGTCGGGCTACATCACCGTGGGCTACCGGGGCTCCTACACCATCGGCCGGGACTGCCAAGCCGACGCCAAGTTCAGGAGGGTGGCCCGCATTACGGTGTGCGGAAAGACCTCCCTGGCCAAGGAAGTGTTCGGGGAGACATTGAACGAGAGCCGGGACCCCGACCGCCCGCCCGAGAGGTACACGTCCCGTTACTATCTCAAGTTCAACTTTTTGGAGCAGGCGTTTGACCTGTTGGCCGAAGCAGGGTTCCACATGCTGGCGTGTAGCTCCACCGGGACTTGTGCCTATGCCAGTGACCAAGGAGAGGATAAGATCTGGACCAGTTACACCGAGTACGTCTTCTGTCGGGAGTGA